One Ranitomeya variabilis isolate aRanVar5 chromosome 5, aRanVar5.hap1, whole genome shotgun sequence DNA window includes the following coding sequences:
- the LOC143774746 gene encoding olfactory receptor 10A7-like, with protein sequence MEHHNFSKVTEFLLLGFQNVQNCTLLFFFLLLVIYIVTVCGNLLIILVVSFSRSLHSPMYFFLTQLSLSDILLTTTIVPNMLQVMFNDGSSVSFTSCLTQFYFFSASDALECLLLTVMSYDRYQAICYPLHYTSVMDLTFCLRVVLSFWLIVVGTVLIIFLTLSRLDFCGPNIIDHFFCDLEPLLELSCSDTLIMKMESLVLAVLFAIFPLTIIIVSYVYIIFTILKIPTVTGRQKTFSTCSAHLTVVSLFYGSIIITYAFPRQQNAKTLLSLLYTVVTPLLNPIIYSLSNRDIKQALRKLIINISHSIFFN encoded by the coding sequence atggaACATCACAATTTTAGTAAAGTGACAGAATTTCTGCTCTTGGGATTTCAAAATGTACAGAATTGTACTTTGCTTTTCTTCTTTTTGCTGTTGGTCATCTACATTGTGACTGTATGTGGAAACCTGCTTATTATTCTGGTGGTGTCCTTCAGCAGATCACTCCACTCTCCAATGTACTTCTTCCTCACACAACTTTCCTTGTCCGACATCTTACTTACCACCACCATCGTACCCAACATGCTCCAAGTCATGTTCAATGATGGAAGTTCGGTGTCTTTTACAAGCTGTCTGactcagttttattttttttcagcttcTGATGCTTTGGAATGTCTTCTCCTGACCGTAATGTCCTATGACCGGTATCAGGCCATCTGTTACCCCTTACATTACACTTCAGTCATGGACCTCACATTTTGTCTAAGAGTTGTTCTCTCATTTTGGTTGATAGTTGTTGGCACAGTATTGATAATTTTTCTAACATTGAGTCGTTTGGATTTCTGTGGACCAAACATCATCGACCATTTCTTTTGCGACTTGGAACCTTTACTTGAGCTTTCCTGTTCAGACACTTTGATAATGAAGATGGAAAGTTTGGTTTTAGCTGTTTTATTTGCAATTTTCCCACTTACCATTATTATAGTTTCCTACGTCTATATTATCTTCACCATACTGAAGATCCCGACTGTGACCGGGAGGCAGAAGACCTTCTCCACCTGTAGTGCCCACTTGACTGTTGTGTCTTTATTCTATGGGTCAATTATTATCACCTATGCATTTCCACGCCAGCAAAATGCTAAGACATTACTATCCCTGCTCTACACTGTTGTAACCCCACTTCTTAATCCCATCATTTACAGTCTGAGTAATAGAGATATTAAGCAGGCGCTAAGGAAACTAATCATCAACATTTCTCATTCtatcttttttaattaa